A single genomic interval of Spinacia oleracea cultivar Varoflay chromosome 6, BTI_SOV_V1, whole genome shotgun sequence harbors:
- the LOC110785034 gene encoding uncharacterized protein — MNSDSNSSSSSSSGLFDYMVNDFVEWHESITERRKEDELIEEAINTSVVPLVTSTYQVPFTPEPTYQRWYVPRDREDADIRLYNDYFSPRPLYTDDMFRRRFRMRKNVFTRIVNQLRESNVYFQQRPDATGRLGASPLQKCTAAIRMLAYGTSADAVDEYLKLASSTARECLSHFVEGVVSVFGPEYLRRANTTDTERLLRESHIRGFPGMMGSIDCMHWEWKNCPRAWKGMYQGRSKTATIILEAVASQDLWIWHAFFGTPGSCNDINVLQRSPVFSDICEGRASDVSFNVNGNTYNMGYYLTDGIYPKWATFIPAIKHPQTGKHKFFTKKQESYRKDVERAFGVLQARFAIIRQPGLAWSTEILWKIVMACIIMHNMIVEDERDGYLHYDASEFINDQSQNVVGSSNGNNNQPFTVRNGRLDRLNLSGYMANKNNVRDRETHIALKNDLVEHIWGRFGNE, encoded by the coding sequence ATGAACTCCGATTCAAATTCTTCTAGTTCATCTAGTTCAGGGTTATTTGACTACATGGTGAACGACTTTGTAGAGTGGCATGAATCAATTACTGAAAGGCGAAAAGAAGATGAATTGATCGAGGAAGCGATCAATACATCTGTTGTTCCCCTGGTAACCTCTACTTATCAGGTCCCCTTTACTCCTGAACCTACGTACCAAAGGTGGTATGTACCAAGAGATCGAGAAGATGCTGATATACGGCTATATAACGACTACTTTAGTCCCCGACCATTGTACACAGACGATATGTTTCGCCGACGATTTCGCATGCGTAAAAATGTGTTCACACGCATTGTTAACCAGTTAAGAGAAAGTAATGTTTACTTTCAACAAAGGCCAGATGCCACCGGAAGGCTAGGTGCATCCCCCCTCCAAAAATGCACTGCAGCAATTCGAATGTTAGCATACGGTACATCAGCCGATGCAGTTGACGAATATCTTAAACTCGCGTCAAGTACTGCAAGGGAATGTCTCTCTCACTTTGTTGAAGGGGTCGTCTCTGTATTTGGACCGGAGTACTTGAGGAGGGCGAATACTACGGATACTGAGCGACTCCTCCGGGAAAGTCATATTCGTGGATTTCCTGGCATGATGGGAAGCATTGATTGCATGCACTGGGAGTGGAAAAATTGTCCACGTGCATGGAAAGGAATGTATCAAGGGAGAAGTAAAACAGCGACTATAATCTTAGAGGCTGTTGCTTCACAAGACTTGTGGATATGGCATGCTTTCTTTGGTACACCAGGTTCTTGTAATGATATAAATGTCCTCCAGCGGTCGCCGGTGTTCTCTGATATTTGTGAGGGTAGAGCTTCAGATGTTAGCTTCAATGTCAACGGAAATACATACAATATGGGATATTATCTTACCGACGGTATCTATCCAAAATGGGCAACATTTATCCCAGCAATCAAACATCCACAAACCGGTAAGCACAAATTTTTTACCAAGAAGCAAGAGAGTTACCGAAAGGACGTTGAACGTGCCTTTGGAGTGTTACAAGCTCGATTTGCAATAATACGCCAACCAGGTCTAGCTTGGTCGACTGAAATTTTATGGAAAATCGTAATGGCATGTATTATCATGCACAATATGATTGTCGAAGATGAGCGAGATGGATATTTGCATTACGATGCATCGGAATTTATCAATGATCAATCTCAAAATGTAGTTGGATCATCAAACGGTAACAACAACCAACCATTTACCGTGAGAAATGGACGATTGGATAGGCTCAATTTAAGTGGTTATATGGCgaacaaaaataatgttcgtGATAGGGAGACCCATATTGCATTAAAAAATGACTTGGTTGAGCATATATGGGGTCGTTTTGGCAACGAATGA
- the LOC110785036 gene encoding glutathione S-transferase T2-like, with protein MDLNNPNYESGSSQNNPNYRSSNSPNFQINFPFDPNNLTNPNAQRMLFYNMPNQPMHPNQQFVQQFPNQFSNPNFPQQFPNQFPNQNFPQIPQNYPSGFMFPMSQQYGVNQIIQNSPTTPGGERSSNLTPPEDPRGSQQAGDDVDGANDDADDDVVETPYESNTIVSREKWGAKEDDALISAWIECVVEDPETATDQSLAIMWRNIMALYDQAREDNPSTMRPRSLKSMKSRWGRINRDVSTWVGCYGEAIKRYKSGTNTHDEMTEAHEIYRGTCNGACFGLIGCWEMLRDLDKWRPIDLEVPSSGGGSSKRSEPDTPTDEGPITRTRRRRPDGVKKTKRKGKSVASSGIQNVGSYEIQNLESFTQALSEMNVIKGKHKDVDKRRIDVVEHMLEYQKERDAIKARKKEGEKRFKLFSVLLAKPNLSEDEKESYLKLKQEFAHLLG; from the coding sequence ATGGATCTTAATAATCCTAATTACGAAAGTGGTTCCTCTCAAAATAATCCAAATTACCGATCTTCCAATTCTCCAAATTTCcaaattaattttccttttgatcCAAATAACCTTACTAATCCAAATGCTCAAAGGATGTTATTTTATAACATGCCTAACCAACCAATGCATCCAAACCAACAATTTGTACAACAATTCCCAAATCAATTTTCAAACCCAAATTTCCCACAACAATTcccaaatcaatttccaaatcaaAATTTTCCACAAATTCCCCAAAATTATCCATCCGGTTTTATGTTCCCAATGTCACAACAATATGGTGTAAACCAAATAATTCAAAACAGTCCAACAACTCCCGGGGGAGAAAGAAGCAGTAACCTAACCCCACCCGAAGATCCAAGGGGTTCACAACAAGCTGGTGATGATGTTGATGGTGCTAATGATGAtgctgatgatgatgttgttgaaactCCGTATGAAAGCAACACCATTGTGTCGAGAGAAAAATGGGGTGCAAAAGAAGATGATGCACTCATCTCGGCTTGGATAGAATGTGTAGTTGAAGATCCAGAGACGGCAACAGATCAAAGTTTGGCTATAATGTGGAGAAACATTATGGCCTTGTATGATCAAGCTAGAGAAGATAATCCATCCACCATGCGCCCTAGAAGTTTGAAATCTATGAAAAGTCGGTGGGGAAGAATAAATAGAGACGTGAGTACATGGGTTGGTTGTTATGGTGAGGCAATAAAAAGATATAAGAGTGGCACCAACACTCATGATGAGATGACTGAAGCTCATGAAATTTATAGAGGGACGTGTAATGGTGCATGCTTTGGTTTAATTGGTTGTTGGGAGATGTTGAGAGACTTAGACAAATGGAGACCAATAGACCTAGAAGTACCTTCTAGTGGTGGTGGCAGTTCGAAAAGATCAGAACCTGATACTCCAACTGATGAAGGTCCAATAACTCGTACTCGTCGTCGGCGTCCTGATGGggtgaaaaaaacaaaaaggaaagGTAAATCTGTTGCTAGTTCTGGTATTCAAAATGTTGGTAgttatgaaattcaaaatttagaGTCTTTTACTCAAGCCCTGTCAGAGATGAATGTgataaaaggaaaacacaaagatGTTGACAAGAGGCGTATTGATGTAGTGGAACATATGCTCGAGTATCAAAAGGAACGAGATGCCATCAAAGCTCGGAAAAAAGAGGGGGAAAAGAGGTTCAAGTTATTCAGTGTCCTTCTTGCAAAACCAAATCTATCTGAAGACGAAAAAGAAAGTTATCTGAAATTAAAGCAAGAATTTGCACATCTTTTAGGCTAG